A single genomic interval of Antarcticibacterium arcticum harbors:
- a CDS encoding DUF58 domain-containing protein: protein MDTKELLKKVRKIEIKTRRLSNHVFGGEYHSTFKGKGMTFSEVRNYQFGDDVRSIDWNVTARYNEPFVKVFEEERELTMMLLVDVSGSELFGSQKQFKKEIITEIAATLAFSATQNNDKIGLLLFTDQMELFIPPKKGRSHVLRIIRELIEFKPKAKQTDISAALKYVTNVIKKKAIIFVLSDFMTDGYRHTLKIVSGKHDVTGIRVYDEREQNIPNLGLVQMLDAETGELIMVNTGSKAVRNAYATYFRERENYFRESFSKSGAGIISSRVDESYVKKLLGYFKTRG, encoded by the coding sequence ATGGATACAAAGGAATTACTTAAAAAGGTTCGAAAGATCGAGATCAAGACCAGGCGCCTGAGCAATCATGTGTTTGGAGGAGAATATCATTCTACTTTTAAAGGAAAGGGGATGACCTTTAGCGAAGTAAGGAATTACCAGTTTGGAGATGATGTAAGGAGTATAGACTGGAATGTAACTGCAAGGTACAATGAACCTTTTGTAAAGGTATTTGAAGAAGAACGGGAGCTAACCATGATGCTCCTGGTAGATGTTTCAGGATCTGAGCTTTTTGGATCACAAAAACAATTCAAAAAAGAGATCATTACAGAGATTGCTGCCACCCTGGCTTTTTCGGCGACCCAAAACAATGATAAAATAGGCCTGCTTCTGTTTACAGATCAAATGGAGCTTTTTATACCTCCTAAAAAGGGGCGTTCACATGTGTTAAGGATCATTCGCGAGCTTATAGAATTTAAGCCGAAAGCTAAACAAACAGATATCTCTGCCGCTCTAAAATATGTCACAAATGTTATAAAGAAAAAAGCAATCATTTTTGTGCTTTCAGATTTTATGACAGACGGTTACAGACATACCCTAAAAATTGTAAGCGGGAAACACGATGTTACCGGAATCCGGGTTTATGATGAGCGGGAACAAAACATTCCTAATTTAGGTTTGGTACAAATGTTGGACGCCGAAACCGGGGAGCTCATTATGGTTAATACCGGTTCAAAAGCTGTAAGAAATGCATACGCCACCTATTTTAGGGAAAGGGAGAATTATTTTCGGGAGAGTTTTTCAAAAAGCGGCGCAGGAATTATAAGTTCAAGAGTGGATGAAAGTTATGTCAAAAAATTATTAGGATATTTTAAAACAAGGGGATAA